A window from Gottschalkiaceae bacterium SANA encodes these proteins:
- the dhaL_2 gene encoding dihydroxyacetone kinase subunit DhaL, whose protein sequence is MDGQVFKKLLEEIAEKMKENRQFLTDLDQVIGDGDHGINMDRGFTKVLEKIPSMPDDVSMCMKQTGMTLVSTVGGAAGPLYGTAFMKAGDAIKGKEEVGVEDAILMMDAAIQGVMKLGKATTGEKTMLDSLVPAYEALKECLEAGKEAKVCFTEAVQAAEAGVEYTKTIIATKGRASYLGERSIGHQDPGATSSLVILTVIRDFLV, encoded by the coding sequence ATGGACGGTCAAGTATTCAAAAAATTATTAGAGGAAATTGCAGAGAAGATGAAAGAAAATCGTCAATTTCTAACCGATTTGGATCAAGTCATTGGTGACGGCGATCATGGGATTAACATGGATCGTGGATTCACAAAGGTGTTGGAGAAGATACCGTCTATGCCGGATGATGTATCGATGTGCATGAAGCAGACGGGTATGACCTTGGTATCGACTGTAGGGGGCGCAGCAGGACCTTTGTATGGAACAGCCTTTATGAAAGCTGGAGATGCTATCAAAGGCAAAGAAGAAGTTGGCGTTGAAGATGCAATTTTGATGATGGACGCCGCGATTCAAGGCGTAATGAAACTGGGAAAGGCAACAACTGGAGAAAAGACCATGTTGGATTCTTTGGTTCCAGCCTATGAGGCGTTGAAAGAATGCTTAGAGGCCGGAAAGGAAGCGAAGGTTTGTTTTACTGAAGCAGTTCAAGCTGCGGAAGCGGGTGTGGAATACACCAAAACCATTATTGCAACCAAGGGCCGAGCCAGTTACTTGGGCGAACGAAGTATTGGTCATCAAGATCCGGGTGCAACCTCTAGTTTGGTGATTTTGACAGTCATTCGCGATTTCCTCGTGTAA
- a CDS encoding Cof-type HAD-IIB family hydrolase, with protein MIKLLALDLDGTLLDGNRKIPEQTKARLIDLRKQGISIILATGRTFESAKRYYYELGLDTPFIGCNGGVIYQPDQDRIIKGAAFSKEDFIDVIEKLSALGVFYQYYGLHCIYAKRLAFGVKRWKCENIDLPKEWQMQIRLVEDPLLWAREEYHPVYKILARSSSQEKLDEVADVIEQMEGIDTVSSFALGLDIGPADCDKGKALEVVGKALGMRPEEILAMGDNDNDREMIRFAGLGIAMGNATKAAKEAADYCMNVNDGPGVLQALDRFL; from the coding sequence ATGATTAAATTGCTAGCGTTGGATCTGGATGGAACGCTTTTGGATGGGAATCGAAAGATCCCTGAGCAGACAAAAGCGCGATTGATTGACTTAAGAAAGCAGGGCATTTCAATTATATTGGCTACGGGTCGAACCTTTGAATCCGCCAAGCGTTATTATTACGAATTGGGATTAGATACGCCATTTATTGGATGCAATGGTGGTGTGATTTATCAGCCGGATCAAGATCGGATAATAAAGGGTGCTGCGTTTTCGAAAGAGGACTTTATTGACGTGATAGAAAAGCTCAGTGCACTGGGGGTGTTTTATCAATATTATGGTCTTCATTGTATCTATGCGAAGCGGTTGGCTTTTGGGGTGAAACGATGGAAGTGCGAAAATATAGATTTGCCTAAGGAATGGCAAATGCAGATTCGACTTGTAGAGGATCCGCTTTTGTGGGCGAGGGAAGAATATCACCCTGTTTATAAGATTTTAGCGCGATCGAGCAGTCAAGAGAAGCTGGATGAAGTTGCTGATGTAATTGAACAGATGGAGGGGATTGATACGGTTTCTTCTTTTGCATTGGGACTGGATATTGGTCCTGCTGATTGTGACAAGGGGAAAGCTTTGGAAGTGGTTGGTAAGGCGTTGGGTATGCGGCCGGAAGAAATCCTCGCCATGGGGGACAATGACAATGACCGGGAAATGATTCGTTTTGCAGGTCTAGGCATTGCTATGGGGAATGCGACGAAAGCAGCAAAAGAAGCAGCGGATTATTGTATGAATGTAAATGATGGTCCTGGCGTTTTACAAGCACTTGATCGATTTTTATAG
- a CDS encoding Cof-type HAD-IIB family hydrolase gives MKVIALDLDGTLLDKKKKISAPNQKRLLELRKQGVKIVLASGRSASAMRLYYNQLGLDEPIVCCNGALVMEPKNGNILASHAIEKDDLDRAVAILEGEKAYYLAYTDLTLWLPSVKFTMKKWIERNRKLAPEDQVDIQIRPDFKNLFQEELIYKLLIFCADEKEKKRRFEKLRQLKGLEVIDSMPGAIDVMHHDVTKADGLKVIADYYGITMEEIIFMGDHNNDVEALKQAGVGVAMGNATDAARKAADWQTADHEEDGVKLALDRLFAF, from the coding sequence ATGAAGGTAATCGCATTGGATTTAGACGGAACGTTATTGGATAAAAAGAAAAAAATCTCAGCTCCAAATCAAAAAAGACTGCTGGAATTGCGCAAGCAGGGTGTTAAAATCGTTTTGGCTTCAGGGCGATCAGCATCAGCCATGCGGCTCTATTACAATCAACTGGGTTTGGATGAGCCCATCGTTTGCTGTAATGGCGCATTGGTGATGGAGCCTAAGAACGGGAATATACTTGCATCCCATGCAATTGAGAAAGATGATCTAGATCGGGCTGTGGCGATTCTCGAAGGGGAGAAGGCCTATTACTTGGCCTATACGGATTTAACCCTGTGGTTGCCATCGGTTAAATTCACCATGAAAAAATGGATTGAACGAAATCGAAAATTGGCACCGGAAGACCAGGTTGATATTCAGATTCGTCCAGACTTTAAAAACTTGTTCCAGGAAGAACTGATCTATAAATTATTGATTTTTTGTGCGGATGAGAAAGAGAAAAAACGAAGGTTCGAAAAACTTCGCCAGTTGAAGGGACTCGAGGTTATTGATTCCATGCCGGGTGCGATTGATGTGATGCACCATGACGTAACAAAGGCTGACGGCTTGAAAGTAATTGCAGACTATTATGGAATCACCATGGAGGAAATTATCTTTATGGGGGACCATAATAACGATGTAGAAGCGTTGAAACAGGCTGGGGTTGGGGTTGCCATGGGCAATGCGACAGATGCGGCAAGGAAAGCGGCGGATTGGCAGACGGCTGATCATGAAGAAGACGGGGTAAAACTTGCTTTGGATCGATTATTTGCTTTTTAG
- a CDS encoding alpha/beta hydrolase family protein has product MALIHCQIDSKILDLEMSVNVILPDGVETLPAELPTLYLLHGLSGNYSSWCRKTAIERYASAYKVAIVMPEVHRSFYTDMAVGYPYWTFLSEELPTMMEYYFPLSKKREDRFVAGLSMGGYGAMKWALGCPDKFSYAASLSGAVDLYYQYQITQNAPEMEAIRPEMENIFGDLDRFEGSPNDLFTLMKQAKKRSELPELFVLCGTEDFLYPSHLHFLEGLELQDIQAKVFEEPGAHEWDFWDRNIQRVLAWLPIEKQGE; this is encoded by the coding sequence ATGGCTTTAATTCATTGCCAGATTGACTCGAAGATATTGGATCTTGAGATGTCTGTGAACGTCATTCTTCCGGATGGGGTAGAAACCTTGCCGGCAGAATTGCCCACTTTATATTTATTGCATGGACTTTCTGGAAATTATAGTTCTTGGTGTAGAAAAACAGCGATCGAGCGGTATGCGTCGGCGTATAAGGTTGCTATTGTTATGCCGGAGGTTCACCGAAGTTTTTATACCGATATGGCGGTTGGATATCCGTATTGGACTTTTCTTTCAGAAGAATTGCCGACCATGATGGAATACTATTTTCCCTTATCAAAGAAAAGAGAAGATCGATTTGTCGCTGGTCTTTCCATGGGCGGTTATGGTGCCATGAAATGGGCATTGGGATGCCCGGACAAATTTAGTTATGCAGCGAGTCTCTCTGGTGCTGTGGATCTGTATTATCAATATCAGATTACCCAAAATGCCCCGGAAATGGAGGCGATACGTCCAGAAATGGAAAATATTTTTGGAGACTTAGATCGATTCGAAGGAAGTCCCAATGATTTATTTACACTAATGAAGCAAGCGAAAAAACGCAGTGAATTGCCGGAGTTATTTGTACTATGTGGTACGGAGGACTTTTTATATCCAAGTCACTTGCATTTTCTTGAAGGATTAGAGTTGCAAGATATTCAAGCCAAGGTATTTGAAGAGCCCGGTGCGCACGAGTGGGATTTCTGGGATCGAAATATTCAACGGGTATTGGCATGGCTACCCATAGAAAAGCAGGGGGAATAG
- a CDS encoding patatin-like phospholipase family protein, translating into MRYALALEGGGAKGAYQMGAVKALYELGFEFEAVAGTSVGALNGAMIAQGDFKRAYELWENMKPSMVVDMTDAEYQKLMNLQLEREDWKTIRSRLAKLIKDGGVDTAPLRALVADYIDEEKLRQSPVDFGLVTISLTDFKGMELYKNEIPPGQITEYVLASANHPAFKNEPLVGKWFTDGGMFDNLPINLLLRRGYVNIIALRIFGLGMKQRYDSNRANMIEIAPREDLGGTFDFTQEKTKHNLQLGYYDVYRHFQKLRGDQYYLRMDKSASEILDTLFALDDEVIQSIAEEMGLDEDMPAKRLLLEKVVPMIARYLEVDATADYDEIVIRLLDHVAAQLEIPRFEIYDFSQFYRLVCDRYETRKTSDMSSFVRKIPYGGMVSKQVREELYYQIMKYVFC; encoded by the coding sequence ATGCGATATGCATTGGCATTAGAAGGAGGAGGCGCAAAAGGTGCCTATCAAATGGGTGCGGTAAAAGCCCTCTATGAACTGGGATTTGAATTTGAAGCGGTAGCGGGAACCTCTGTCGGTGCATTGAATGGGGCAATGATTGCCCAAGGTGATTTTAAACGTGCATACGAATTGTGGGAAAATATGAAACCTTCAATGGTTGTGGATATGACTGATGCGGAGTATCAGAAATTAATGAATTTGCAACTGGAGAGAGAAGATTGGAAAACCATTCGGTCCAGACTTGCCAAACTAATTAAGGATGGCGGGGTGGATACGGCACCCCTTAGAGCTTTGGTTGCAGATTATATTGATGAAGAAAAGCTTAGACAGTCACCTGTAGATTTTGGTTTGGTTACGATTTCGCTAACGGATTTTAAGGGGATGGAATTATACAAAAATGAAATCCCACCGGGCCAAATAACGGAGTATGTATTGGCGAGTGCCAATCATCCTGCCTTTAAGAACGAACCCTTGGTGGGAAAATGGTTTACAGATGGGGGCATGTTTGACAATCTGCCGATCAACCTATTGCTTCGTCGTGGTTATGTGAATATTATTGCACTTCGCATTTTTGGCTTGGGCATGAAACAGCGGTATGATTCGAACCGTGCTAATATGATTGAAATTGCGCCAAGAGAAGATTTAGGGGGAACTTTTGATTTCACCCAAGAAAAAACGAAGCACAACTTGCAATTGGGCTATTATGACGTCTATCGCCATTTCCAAAAATTACGGGGCGACCAATATTATTTGCGGATGGACAAAAGTGCGAGTGAGATTTTGGATACGTTATTTGCCCTTGATGACGAAGTGATTCAAAGTATTGCAGAGGAGATGGGTCTTGACGAGGATATGCCAGCGAAACGACTGCTTTTAGAAAAAGTGGTTCCCATGATTGCTCGTTATTTGGAAGTGGATGCAACCGCCGATTACGATGAAATTGTCATTCGTCTTTTGGACCATGTGGCTGCGCAACTTGAAATTCCTCGCTTTGAAATTTATGACTTTAGTCAGTTTTATCGTCTGGTGTGTGATCGCTATGAAACGAGAAAAACGTCTGACATGTCTAGCTTTGTTCGAAAAATTCCCTATGGGGGCATGGTTAGCAAGCAGGTACGGGAAGAATTGTATTATCAGATTATGAAATATGTTTTTTGTTAG
- a CDS encoding cation:proton antiporter, translated as MAISLALIITLGMLANFLFEKIKLPGLLGMLLVGVAIGPYGLNLMEPEIMAVSADLRKIALIVILLRAGLGLKKETLQKVGLNAIRMSFIPCLLEGFTIMYFAHLFFGISFAEAGILGFTLAAVSPAVIVPSMLQLIDSGKGSDKGLPTMILAGASVDDVFAITFFSSMISMYFSQNISIGNQLIRIPISIFFGILLGYLVGTFFTYLFQKIHMRDTKKTLLLLGAAVFMTGFEDFLADKIEIAALLGVMTVGFILLEKYPKVSKRLSVKLNKIWVFAEIILFVLVGAQVNISVASQSLGIGLLLILLGLIARSIGVLLSITGSGYTPGEKLFCVVAYWPKATVQAAIGSVPLTMGVAHGESFLAIAVLAILVTAPLGAIGIRIIGEKVLQ; from the coding sequence ATGGCAATATCTTTAGCACTTATTATTACACTTGGCATGCTTGCCAACTTCTTATTTGAAAAAATCAAATTACCAGGACTCTTGGGCATGCTTCTTGTAGGGGTCGCGATCGGTCCCTATGGCTTGAATCTAATGGAGCCGGAAATCATGGCCGTATCGGCGGACCTTAGGAAAATCGCCTTGATTGTCATCCTGCTTCGAGCGGGACTTGGATTGAAAAAGGAAACCCTGCAAAAGGTTGGGTTAAATGCGATTCGCATGTCTTTCATCCCCTGCCTCTTAGAGGGCTTTACGATCATGTACTTCGCTCACCTCTTCTTCGGTATCTCTTTTGCCGAAGCCGGCATTTTAGGCTTCACCCTGGCAGCCGTTTCTCCGGCCGTCATCGTACCATCCATGCTGCAACTAATCGATAGTGGCAAGGGTTCCGACAAGGGCCTTCCAACTATGATCTTAGCCGGTGCCTCAGTGGATGATGTTTTTGCCATCACTTTTTTCTCATCCATGATTTCCATGTACTTCAGCCAGAATATTTCCATTGGAAATCAACTGATCCGCATACCCATTTCCATATTTTTTGGTATTCTCCTGGGGTATCTGGTAGGGACTTTTTTCACTTATCTCTTTCAAAAAATACATATGAGAGATACAAAAAAGACCTTGTTGCTTCTTGGTGCAGCGGTATTCATGACAGGATTTGAAGATTTCCTGGCTGACAAAATTGAGATCGCAGCACTCTTAGGCGTTATGACCGTCGGATTCATTCTATTGGAAAAATATCCAAAGGTATCCAAACGTCTCTCCGTTAAACTAAATAAGATCTGGGTTTTCGCTGAGATCATACTTTTTGTCCTCGTGGGTGCCCAGGTCAATATTTCTGTTGCAAGCCAGTCTTTGGGCATCGGCCTTCTTTTGATCCTTCTTGGCTTAATCGCAAGAAGCATCGGCGTTTTACTCTCCATTACAGGCTCAGGCTACACGCCGGGTGAAAAACTGTTCTGTGTTGTCGCCTATTGGCCCAAAGCAACGGTACAAGCCGCCATCGGCTCTGTTCCCTTAACCATGGGGGTTGCCCACGGTGAATCGTTTCTGGCCATCGCTGTATTGGCCATTCTCGTTACCGCCCCTTTAGGTGCTATTGGTATTCGCATAATTGGCGAAAAAGTATTACAATAG
- the upp gene encoding uracil phosphoribosyltransferase has protein sequence MKNVKLLDHPLLQHKLTHLRMKETGSKEFRELVREVAMLMAYEVTRDFPLEDIEIETPVSTTTSKVVSGKKVAIVPILRAGLGMVDGVLELIPVAKVGHIGLYRNEETLEPVEYYCKLPQDITKRTVIITEPMLATGGSVVAAVDLLKKRGITDIKIMCLVCSQQGLDVVIKHHPDIEIFTTAIDEHLNEVGYITPGLGDAGDRIFGTK, from the coding sequence ATGAAAAACGTAAAATTATTGGATCACCCGCTTCTGCAACATAAATTAACACACCTGCGGATGAAGGAAACCGGCTCTAAAGAGTTCCGTGAACTTGTACGCGAGGTGGCTATGCTAATGGCATACGAAGTAACTCGTGATTTTCCATTGGAAGATATCGAAATTGAAACACCCGTTTCAACAACAACTTCAAAAGTTGTAAGTGGCAAAAAAGTTGCCATCGTTCCCATCTTGCGTGCTGGATTAGGTATGGTTGATGGCGTATTAGAATTAATTCCTGTTGCAAAGGTAGGTCACATCGGTCTATATCGCAACGAAGAAACCTTGGAGCCAGTAGAATACTACTGCAAATTACCGCAAGACATTACCAAGCGTACAGTGATTATCACTGAGCCTATGTTGGCAACCGGTGGTTCTGTCGTTGCAGCCGTAGATTTGTTGAAAAAACGCGGTATTACCGACATCAAAATTATGTGTCTGGTTTGCTCACAACAAGGTCTTGATGTTGTGATCAAACATCATCCAGATATCGAAATCTTCACAACTGCCATTGATGAGCATCTAAATGAAGTCGGCTACATCACGCCAGGCCTTGGCGATGCAGGAGACCGAATCTTCGGCACAAAATAA
- the dhaK_2 gene encoding dihydroxyacetone kinase subunit DhaK, with protein MKKLINKPENVEVEMLEGMEMAHGDLLRKLDGFNVLVRADKKQGKVALVSGGGSGHEPAHGGYVGTGMLDGAVAGAMFTSPTPDQVFEAVKAVDAGKGVLLVIKNYTGDVLNFEMAADMAEMEGIKVDKVVVNDDVAVMDSLYTTGRRGVAGTVFVHKVAGAMAEQGAELAEVKRVAEKAIANVRTMGVALSACTVPAAGKPGFSLEEDEMEVGLGIHGEPGTHKSKMMPADEIVDLLLAKIFEDMPMGKGDKVAVMVNGCGGTPVSELYILNRRVGEVMKEKGIAVKKTLVGDYMTSLEMQGGAISILKLDDELEALLNEPANTVGLKI; from the coding sequence GTGAAAAAGTTAATTAACAAACCGGAAAATGTAGAAGTGGAAATGCTGGAAGGCATGGAAATGGCCCATGGCGATCTTTTGCGGAAGCTAGATGGCTTCAATGTTTTGGTTAGAGCGGACAAGAAGCAAGGCAAGGTTGCTTTGGTTTCTGGTGGCGGTAGTGGCCATGAGCCTGCTCATGGTGGATATGTTGGCACAGGTATGTTGGATGGCGCAGTAGCAGGGGCAATGTTTACATCACCTACACCGGATCAAGTATTTGAAGCGGTGAAGGCAGTAGATGCTGGCAAAGGCGTCTTGCTAGTCATCAAAAATTATACTGGCGACGTATTGAACTTTGAAATGGCAGCAGATATGGCCGAAATGGAAGGTATCAAGGTTGATAAGGTTGTTGTGAATGATGATGTTGCTGTTATGGATAGTCTGTATACGACCGGTCGACGCGGTGTTGCAGGAACGGTATTTGTTCATAAGGTAGCCGGTGCCATGGCAGAACAGGGTGCTGAGTTGGCTGAAGTGAAGCGAGTTGCCGAGAAGGCAATTGCTAATGTGCGTACCATGGGTGTTGCTTTATCGGCATGTACGGTGCCTGCAGCTGGAAAGCCAGGGTTCTCATTGGAAGAAGACGAAATGGAAGTTGGCTTGGGAATTCATGGCGAGCCAGGAACACATAAATCAAAAATGATGCCAGCGGACGAAATTGTTGATTTGCTATTGGCTAAAATTTTTGAAGATATGCCAATGGGCAAGGGTGACAAGGTTGCGGTTATGGTGAATGGCTGTGGTGGAACCCCAGTTAGCGAACTTTATATTTTAAATCGTCGTGTTGGAGAAGTGATGAAGGAAAAAGGCATCGCTGTGAAAAAGACTTTGGTTGGTGACTATATGACTTCCCTTGAAATGCAAGGTGGTGCGATCAGCATCTTGAAACTTGATGATGAATTGGAAGCCTTATTGAATGAACCGGCGAATACAGTTGGATTGAAAATCTAG
- a CDS encoding hypothetical protein (frameshifted, insertion/deletion at around 786815): MKTRRWVQIGFFLFIAAIAVNHGLAESGGGIAWLSNASLHAICPFGGVVTLYTYITDGAMIKKIHESSLVLMGLVLFLSVLVGPAFCGWVCPLGSIQEWVGKLGRKIFGKSYNRLIPKKADRLLGWIRYGVLAWVLVVTALSFDLVFSTVDPYFALFQFWTGEVAISAIIILLTVLGLSLIVERPWCRYACPYGAFLGISNKFRIFTIRRNAKTCVDCKQCDSVCPMGIEVSTSGKVRDLRCISCMECTSEAACPIPETVQLLGGIKDEA; encoded by the coding sequence ATGAAGACTAGACGGTGGGTACAAATTGGTTTTTTTCTTTTTATTGCGGCAATTGCGGTGAATCATGGCTTGGCAGAATCTGGGGGCGGCATTGCCTGGTTGTCAAATGCATCGCTCCATGCAATCTGTCCATTTGGTGGGGTTGTCACCTTGTATACATATATAACGGATGGGGCTATGATCAAAAAGATTCATGAATCATCCTTGGTTCTGATGGGGCTCGTTCTATTTCTTAGTGTTCTGGTTGGACCGGCATTTTGCGGCTGGGTCTGCCCGCTGGGATCAATTCAGGAATGGGTTGGAAAACTTGGACGGAAGATTTTCGGAAAGTCATACAATCGTCTAATTCCCAAGAAGGCAGATCGCCTTTTGGGATGGATCCGGTATGGTGTTTTGGCTTGGGTTCTTGTTGTGACGGCTTTGTCGTTTGATTTGGTATTCTCTACAGTAGACCCATACTTTGCCTTATTTCAATTTTGGACGGGAGAGGTTGCGATTTCGGCAATCATTATTTTACTAACGGTTCTTGGACTTTCTCTGATTGTGGAACGACCATGGTGTCGATACGCATGCCCATATGGTGCTTTTTTGGGAATTAGCAATAAATTTCGTATCTTTACGATTCGAAGAAATGCCAAGACCTGTGTCGATTGCAAACAATGCGATTCGGTTTGTCCCATGGGGATTGAAGTATCGACATCGGGAAAGGTCCGCGATTTAAGATGTATTAGCTGCATGGAATGCACATCGGAAGCCGCCTGTCCCATTCCAGAAACTGTTCAATTGTTGGGAGGGATTAAGGATGAAGCTTAA
- a CDS encoding aconitate hydratase: MGKTLAYKILEKNCLAGTLAQGEELSIRVNQTLTQDSTGTMVYLQLEAMGIDSIQTDRSVAYIDHNTLQAGFENADDHLFIQTAAAKYGIVFSKPGNGICHQLHLERFGKPGQVLIGSDSHTPTGGGIGMIAIGSGGLDVAVAMAKGSYPMKAPKVYEVNLIGSLPPWSSAKDVILEVLRNLSVKGGVGYIIEYTGSGVKSLSVTDRATITNMGAELGATTSIFPSDEQTLDFLTRQGRAEDYQALTADEDAVYDARLEIDLSTLVPMVAKPHSPDAVARLSEIAGMKVDQVAIGSCTNSSYTDLMKVAAILKGKSVHPNVSFVISPGSSNILKMMSDNGALGDLIAAGARVLEAACGPCIGMGQAPKSGAISLRTFNRNFQGRCGTMDADVYLVSPETAAIAAITGQVTLPDEYGMEAPTIVLPETFANFENYLIYPPEDRSGLSVVMGPNIKPFPLSGDLPENLTGSLLLKTGDNITTDDIMPSNAKLLPFRSNIPELSKYCFGTLIPDFKMKAEAAGGGFVIGGDNYGQGSSREHAALVPLYLGVKAVIAKSFARIHKKNLINAGIIPLVFVDPADYDRFNETDELKFNAIHDALASHASFELINETQGFSCQVAFEGSARDVQVLMIGGTLNFTKKEILS, from the coding sequence ATGGGAAAAACTTTAGCCTACAAAATTTTAGAAAAAAATTGTCTAGCTGGCACACTTGCACAGGGAGAAGAGCTCTCCATTCGCGTTAACCAAACCTTGACTCAAGATTCAACAGGAACCATGGTTTATTTACAATTAGAAGCCATGGGTATTGATTCCATTCAAACCGACCGCTCCGTTGCCTACATTGACCACAATACCCTGCAAGCTGGTTTTGAAAATGCAGACGATCACCTTTTTATACAAACTGCAGCTGCCAAGTACGGTATTGTCTTCTCAAAGCCCGGAAATGGAATCTGTCATCAATTGCACCTGGAACGTTTTGGAAAACCCGGCCAGGTCTTAATCGGATCCGACAGCCATACGCCAACTGGCGGTGGAATCGGCATGATTGCCATCGGTTCCGGCGGATTGGATGTTGCCGTTGCTATGGCCAAGGGCAGCTACCCAATGAAAGCCCCAAAGGTCTACGAGGTGAACCTGATCGGCAGCTTGCCGCCATGGTCTTCCGCCAAAGACGTCATTCTTGAAGTGCTTCGCAACCTGAGTGTAAAGGGTGGCGTTGGTTATATTATTGAATACACGGGCAGTGGCGTAAAATCGCTATCCGTTACTGATCGTGCAACGATTACCAATATGGGCGCTGAATTGGGTGCAACCACATCTATCTTCCCTTCAGACGAGCAAACCCTTGATTTTCTTACTCGTCAGGGACGCGCAGAAGACTATCAAGCACTAACTGCCGATGAAGACGCCGTATACGACGCGCGTTTGGAAATCGATCTATCCACCTTGGTTCCCATGGTAGCAAAGCCCCATAGCCCGGATGCCGTTGCAAGGCTTTCGGAAATTGCCGGCATGAAAGTGGATCAAGTTGCCATCGGAAGTTGTACAAACTCTTCCTATACCGACTTAATGAAAGTAGCCGCAATTTTAAAAGGCAAGAGTGTTCATCCAAATGTCAGCTTTGTCATTTCTCCAGGATCCAGCAACATTCTCAAAATGATGAGCGATAATGGTGCTCTCGGCGATTTAATCGCTGCAGGAGCGCGCGTCTTAGAAGCAGCTTGTGGGCCATGCATCGGTATGGGGCAAGCGCCAAAGAGCGGTGCCATCTCCCTTCGTACCTTCAACCGTAACTTTCAAGGGCGATGTGGAACCATGGATGCGGATGTCTACCTTGTCAGTCCAGAGACTGCGGCAATCGCAGCCATCACAGGTCAAGTTACCCTTCCAGACGAATATGGCATGGAGGCGCCAACCATCGTCTTGCCGGAGACCTTTGCGAATTTTGAAAACTACTTGATCTATCCACCAGAGGATCGAAGCGGATTGTCTGTTGTGATGGGCCCGAATATCAAACCATTCCCACTTAGCGGAGACCTTCCTGAAAATCTAACGGGATCCCTGTTATTAAAAACAGGCGACAATATTACTACGGATGACATTATGCCATCCAACGCGAAGCTTTTGCCGTTCCGCTCAAATATTCCAGAATTGTCGAAGTACTGCTTCGGCACCCTGATTCCAGATTTTAAAATGAAAGCGGAAGCTGCAGGCGGCGGATTCGTCATCGGTGGTGACAATTACGGCCAGGGCTCGTCACGTGAACACGCGGCCCTTGTGCCCCTTTATCTGGGCGTCAAGGCTGTCATCGCTAAATCATTTGCACGCATTCACAAGAAAAACCTGATCAACGCAGGGATTATTCCACTAGTCTTTGTTGATCCGGCGGATTACGATCGTTTTAACGAGACGGATGAATTAAAGTTCAATGCCATTCACGACGCTTTGGCAAGCCATGCATCCTTCGAACTCATCAACGAAACACAAGGATTTTCATGCCAGGTAGCCTTTGAAGGCTCCGCACGGGATGTCCAAGTCCTGATGATTGGCGGCACCTTGAATTTCACGAAAAAGGAGATCTTATCATGA